In Penaeus chinensis breed Huanghai No. 1 chromosome 2, ASM1920278v2, whole genome shotgun sequence, the following proteins share a genomic window:
- the LOC125036374 gene encoding RNA-binding protein 25-like isoform X1: MAFPTRPPLMPGVPISTMMGTPFTLGPNIVPAVGIPISQIPTPISSRPQMRPITTSSASKPTQNTTTNHGIKPPSYSKRLESSGPAVTVFVGNITEKAPDVMVRHILNTCGTVLSWKRVQGASGKLQAFGFCEFGNPDAALRAIRLLHDYEIAEKKLVVKADAKTKEVLEEYKEKRKKAKQNGDSSPLQDEVDEGDDYLDEDMRVEDTAAMSRINSILADHKKDIMNYVPPPNKHDMREKRMSRVQEKLVALSSGADIANIPTTTNLDDMEDVEEGKKELITREITQFREQMKKQEEEKERERRLREKDRERERDRERERERERDREREREREREREREREREKERERERERERREREEKLKRRSRSGSRGGSLRRSRSQSVESRRVKKDKRYSRSRSPSPVRKSERDLLREKEEEAEDKERKEQERKVRKKEMQYQERLKNWETREHKKQKELDREKEKDRMKELEREKEARRLKEFLEDYDDERDDPKYYKGHAFQRRLMEREQEKEMDTRDRVKEKEELEELRAKILAEGHDNPDAAFQKACAEREEQYRPKLLVKPAEKKIPPPAPAPVEAQPALPQAPEQPPLPSVPAESDSDSDGHMSDAPPEPMPDMEDSPSQGGDYENMEDSPPQGGDYENSFLSSSESTRQPQKRKKLDVKDVFNQDDDDILAKKKKLPLPERTLTAKEDPLQKLLRNTIEPGKDKSGKEKGGGEEKRKHIKSMIDKIPTSKEELFAYPIDSSLVDNVLMEKRIRPWINKKIIEYIGEPEPTLVDFICSKVLVGSEPQSLLNDVQMVLDDEAEVFVVKMWRLLIYEIEAKKLDLVEVKPS; the protein is encoded by the exons ATGGCATTCCCCACGCGACCTCCACTTATGCCAGGGGTGCCAATCTCAACAATGATGGGGACACCCTTTACCCTAGGAC CTAATATTGTGCCAGCAGTTGGCATACCCATATCACAG ATCCCCACACCAATCTCAAGCCGTCCCCAGATGCGCCCTATCACGACGAGTTCCGCCAGCAAGCCCACGCagaacaccaccaccaaccatgGAATAAAGCCGCCCAGCTACTCGAAACGGCTCGAGTCATCGGGTCCAGCCGTGACGGTGTTTGTGGGCAACATAACGGAGAAAGCCCCCGACGTGATGGTGCGGCACATTCTCAACACATGCGGCACGGTGTTGAGCTGGAAGAGAGTTCAGGGAGCATCTGGAAAGTTACAAG CATTTGGATTTTGTGAATTTGGCAATCCTGATGCAGCTCTGCGGGCAATACGCCTTCTTCATGATTATGAGATAGCGGAAAAGAAGCTGGTTGTCAAGGCAGATGCAAAGACCAAAGAAGTTCTAGAGGAGTACAAAG aaaagagaaaaaaggccaAGCAAAATGGCGACTCGTCCCCTTTGCAAGACGAGGTGGACGAGGGCGACGACTACCTGGATGAGGACATGAGGGTGGAGGATACCGCCGCCATGAGTCGCATCAACAGCATCTTGGCCGACCACAAGAAGGATATCATGAATTACGTCCCGCCTCCAAACAAGCACgacatgagagagaagaggatgtcaAGGGTCCAGGAGAAGCTTGTTGCGCTCTCCAGTGGGGCCGACATCGCGAACATCCCCACCACAACC AACTTAGATGAcatggaggatgtggaggagggaaagaaggagctcATCACGCGTGAAATCACCCAATTCCGGGAACAAATGAAG aaacaggaggaagagaaggagagagagaggaggttgagagagaaggacagggagcgGGAGCGAGACCGCGAGCgagaaagggagcgggagagagacagagagagggaacgagagagggagagggaacgagaacgagagcgagagagggagaaggagagggagcgagaacgggagagggagaggagagaacgggAAGAGAAACTGAAGAGGAGGTCTCGTTCAGGTTCCCGAGGAGGCAGCCTGCGAAGGTCACGCTCTCAGTCAGTGGAAAGCCGCAGagtgaagaaagataaaaggtatTCCAGATCTAG ATCACCCTCACCTGtacgaaagagtgagagggatttactaagggagaaggaagaagaagcagaagacaaaGAACGCAAGGAACAGGAGAGGAAAGTTCGGAAAAAAGAGATGCAGTATCAG GAGAGATTAAAGAACTGGGAGACACGGGAGCACAAGAAGCAGAAGGAGCTCGAccgtgagaaggagaaggaccgCATGaaagaactggagagagagaaggaggcaaggaggctcaAGGAGTTCCTCGAAGACTATGACGACGAGAGAGACGATCCCAAATACTACAA AGGTCATGCATTCCAAAGAAGACTAatggagagggagcaagagaaagagatggacacCCGGGACCGtgtcaaggagaaggaggaactggaggagctGCGAGCCAAAATTCTTGCTGAAGGACATGATAATCCTGATGCTGCATTCCAAAAG GCTTGTGCGGAAAGAGAGGAGCAGTACAGGCCAAAGCTGCTTGTGAAACCTGCAGAGAAAAAGATCCCTCCCCCAGCCCCAGCGCCTGTGGAGGCCCAGCCAGCGTTACCGCAAGCCCCAGAGCAGCCGCCTCTGCCCAGTGTGCCAGCAGAGTCGGACTCGGATTCAGACGGCCACATGTCCGATGCCCCGCCTGAGCCCATGCCAGATATGGAAGACAGTCCTTCTCAGGGTGGTGACTATGAAA ATATGGAAGACAGTCCTCCTCAGGGTGGTGACTATGAAA ATTCGTTCCTGTCCTCCTCTGAGAGTACACGTCAGccacaaaagaggaaaaagcTGGATGTCAAGGATGTCTTTAAccaagatgatgatgacattctGGCCAAAAAGAAGAAGCTGCCATTGCCAG aACGAACACTTACTGCCAAGGAGGATCCTCTGCAGAAACTTTTGAGAAATACAATTGAACCAG GCAAAGACAAGAGTGGCAAGGAGAAAGGTGGTGGAGAAGAGAAACGCAAACATATCAAGAGCATGATTGACAAGATTCCTACGAGTAAAGAGGAACTCTTTGCTTATCCAATTGACTCGTCTCTTGTTGATAAT GTTCTAATGGAGAAGAGAATTCGTCCCTGGATCAATAAAAAGATCATCGAATATATTGGAGAGCCAGAACCCACATTAGTTGACTTCATCTGCTCAAAAGTTCTGGTTGGATCCGAGCCACAGTCCCTTCTCAATGATGTACAGATG GTCCTCGATGATGAAGCTGAGGTGTTCGTGGTGAAGATGTGGCGATTACTCATCTATGAGATAGAAGCAAAAAAATTAG ATCTTGTTGAGGTAAAACCATCTTAA
- the LOC125036374 gene encoding RNA-binding protein 25-like isoform X2, with product MAFPTRPPLMPGVPISTMMGTPFTLGPNIVPAVGIPISQIPTPISSRPQMRPITTSSASKPTQNTTTNHGIKPPSYSKRLESSGPAVTVFVGNITEKAPDVMVRHILNTCGTVLSWKRVQGASGKLQAFGFCEFGNPDAALRAIRLLHDYEIAEKKLVVKADAKTKEVLEEYKEKRKKAKQNGDSSPLQDEVDEGDDYLDEDMRVEDTAAMSRINSILADHKKDIMNYVPPPNKHDMREKRMSRVQEKLVALSSGADIANIPTTTNLDDMEDVEEGKKELITREITQFREQMKKQEEEKERERRLREKDRERERDRERERERERDREREREREREREREREREKERERERERERREREEKLKRRSRSGSRGGSLRRSRSQSVESRRVKKDKRSPSPVRKSERDLLREKEEEAEDKERKEQERKVRKKEMQYQERLKNWETREHKKQKELDREKEKDRMKELEREKEARRLKEFLEDYDDERDDPKYYKGHAFQRRLMEREQEKEMDTRDRVKEKEELEELRAKILAEGHDNPDAAFQKACAEREEQYRPKLLVKPAEKKIPPPAPAPVEAQPALPQAPEQPPLPSVPAESDSDSDGHMSDAPPEPMPDMEDSPSQGGDYENMEDSPPQGGDYENSFLSSSESTRQPQKRKKLDVKDVFNQDDDDILAKKKKLPLPERTLTAKEDPLQKLLRNTIEPGKDKSGKEKGGGEEKRKHIKSMIDKIPTSKEELFAYPIDSSLVDNVLMEKRIRPWINKKIIEYIGEPEPTLVDFICSKVLVGSEPQSLLNDVQMVLDDEAEVFVVKMWRLLIYEIEAKKLDLVEVKPS from the exons ATGGCATTCCCCACGCGACCTCCACTTATGCCAGGGGTGCCAATCTCAACAATGATGGGGACACCCTTTACCCTAGGAC CTAATATTGTGCCAGCAGTTGGCATACCCATATCACAG ATCCCCACACCAATCTCAAGCCGTCCCCAGATGCGCCCTATCACGACGAGTTCCGCCAGCAAGCCCACGCagaacaccaccaccaaccatgGAATAAAGCCGCCCAGCTACTCGAAACGGCTCGAGTCATCGGGTCCAGCCGTGACGGTGTTTGTGGGCAACATAACGGAGAAAGCCCCCGACGTGATGGTGCGGCACATTCTCAACACATGCGGCACGGTGTTGAGCTGGAAGAGAGTTCAGGGAGCATCTGGAAAGTTACAAG CATTTGGATTTTGTGAATTTGGCAATCCTGATGCAGCTCTGCGGGCAATACGCCTTCTTCATGATTATGAGATAGCGGAAAAGAAGCTGGTTGTCAAGGCAGATGCAAAGACCAAAGAAGTTCTAGAGGAGTACAAAG aaaagagaaaaaaggccaAGCAAAATGGCGACTCGTCCCCTTTGCAAGACGAGGTGGACGAGGGCGACGACTACCTGGATGAGGACATGAGGGTGGAGGATACCGCCGCCATGAGTCGCATCAACAGCATCTTGGCCGACCACAAGAAGGATATCATGAATTACGTCCCGCCTCCAAACAAGCACgacatgagagagaagaggatgtcaAGGGTCCAGGAGAAGCTTGTTGCGCTCTCCAGTGGGGCCGACATCGCGAACATCCCCACCACAACC AACTTAGATGAcatggaggatgtggaggagggaaagaaggagctcATCACGCGTGAAATCACCCAATTCCGGGAACAAATGAAG aaacaggaggaagagaaggagagagagaggaggttgagagagaaggacagggagcgGGAGCGAGACCGCGAGCgagaaagggagcgggagagagacagagagagggaacgagagagggagagggaacgagaacgagagcgagagagggagaaggagagggagcgagaacgggagagggagaggagagaacgggAAGAGAAACTGAAGAGGAGGTCTCGTTCAGGTTCCCGAGGAGGCAGCCTGCGAAGGTCACGCTCTCAGTCAGTGGAAAGCCGCAGagtgaagaaagataaaag ATCACCCTCACCTGtacgaaagagtgagagggatttactaagggagaaggaagaagaagcagaagacaaaGAACGCAAGGAACAGGAGAGGAAAGTTCGGAAAAAAGAGATGCAGTATCAG GAGAGATTAAAGAACTGGGAGACACGGGAGCACAAGAAGCAGAAGGAGCTCGAccgtgagaaggagaaggaccgCATGaaagaactggagagagagaaggaggcaaggaggctcaAGGAGTTCCTCGAAGACTATGACGACGAGAGAGACGATCCCAAATACTACAA AGGTCATGCATTCCAAAGAAGACTAatggagagggagcaagagaaagagatggacacCCGGGACCGtgtcaaggagaaggaggaactggaggagctGCGAGCCAAAATTCTTGCTGAAGGACATGATAATCCTGATGCTGCATTCCAAAAG GCTTGTGCGGAAAGAGAGGAGCAGTACAGGCCAAAGCTGCTTGTGAAACCTGCAGAGAAAAAGATCCCTCCCCCAGCCCCAGCGCCTGTGGAGGCCCAGCCAGCGTTACCGCAAGCCCCAGAGCAGCCGCCTCTGCCCAGTGTGCCAGCAGAGTCGGACTCGGATTCAGACGGCCACATGTCCGATGCCCCGCCTGAGCCCATGCCAGATATGGAAGACAGTCCTTCTCAGGGTGGTGACTATGAAA ATATGGAAGACAGTCCTCCTCAGGGTGGTGACTATGAAA ATTCGTTCCTGTCCTCCTCTGAGAGTACACGTCAGccacaaaagaggaaaaagcTGGATGTCAAGGATGTCTTTAAccaagatgatgatgacattctGGCCAAAAAGAAGAAGCTGCCATTGCCAG aACGAACACTTACTGCCAAGGAGGATCCTCTGCAGAAACTTTTGAGAAATACAATTGAACCAG GCAAAGACAAGAGTGGCAAGGAGAAAGGTGGTGGAGAAGAGAAACGCAAACATATCAAGAGCATGATTGACAAGATTCCTACGAGTAAAGAGGAACTCTTTGCTTATCCAATTGACTCGTCTCTTGTTGATAAT GTTCTAATGGAGAAGAGAATTCGTCCCTGGATCAATAAAAAGATCATCGAATATATTGGAGAGCCAGAACCCACATTAGTTGACTTCATCTGCTCAAAAGTTCTGGTTGGATCCGAGCCACAGTCCCTTCTCAATGATGTACAGATG GTCCTCGATGATGAAGCTGAGGTGTTCGTGGTGAAGATGTGGCGATTACTCATCTATGAGATAGAAGCAAAAAAATTAG ATCTTGTTGAGGTAAAACCATCTTAA
- the LOC125036374 gene encoding RNA-binding protein 25-like isoform X3, giving the protein MAFPTRPPLMPGVPISTMMGTPFTLGPNIVPAVGIPISQIPTPISSRPQMRPITTSSASKPTQNTTTNHGIKPPSYSKRLESSGPAVTVFVGNITEKAPDVMVRHILNTCGTVLSWKRVQGASGKLQAFGFCEFGNPDAALRAIRLLHDYEIAEKKLVVKADAKTKEVLEEYKEKRKKAKQNGDSSPLQDEVDEGDDYLDEDMRVEDTAAMSRINSILADHKKDIMNYVPPPNKHDMREKRMSRVQEKLVALSSGADIANIPTTTNLDDMEDVEEGKKELITREITQFREQMKKQEEEKERERRLREKDRERERDRERERERERDREREREREREREREREREKERERERERERREREEKLKRRSRSGSRGGSLRRSRSQSVESRRVKKDKRYSRSRSPSPVRKSERDLLREKEEEAEDKERKEQERKVRKKEMQYQERLKNWETREHKKQKELDREKEKDRMKELEREKEARRLKEFLEDYDDERDDPKYYKGHAFQRRLMEREQEKEMDTRDRVKEKEELEELRAKILAEGHDNPDAAFQKACAEREEQYRPKLLVKPAEKKIPPPAPAPVEAQPALPQAPEQPPLPSVPAESDSDSDGHMSDAPPEPMPDMEDSPSQGGDYENSFLSSSESTRQPQKRKKLDVKDVFNQDDDDILAKKKKLPLPERTLTAKEDPLQKLLRNTIEPGKDKSGKEKGGGEEKRKHIKSMIDKIPTSKEELFAYPIDSSLVDNVLMEKRIRPWINKKIIEYIGEPEPTLVDFICSKVLVGSEPQSLLNDVQMVLDDEAEVFVVKMWRLLIYEIEAKKLDLVEVKPS; this is encoded by the exons ATGGCATTCCCCACGCGACCTCCACTTATGCCAGGGGTGCCAATCTCAACAATGATGGGGACACCCTTTACCCTAGGAC CTAATATTGTGCCAGCAGTTGGCATACCCATATCACAG ATCCCCACACCAATCTCAAGCCGTCCCCAGATGCGCCCTATCACGACGAGTTCCGCCAGCAAGCCCACGCagaacaccaccaccaaccatgGAATAAAGCCGCCCAGCTACTCGAAACGGCTCGAGTCATCGGGTCCAGCCGTGACGGTGTTTGTGGGCAACATAACGGAGAAAGCCCCCGACGTGATGGTGCGGCACATTCTCAACACATGCGGCACGGTGTTGAGCTGGAAGAGAGTTCAGGGAGCATCTGGAAAGTTACAAG CATTTGGATTTTGTGAATTTGGCAATCCTGATGCAGCTCTGCGGGCAATACGCCTTCTTCATGATTATGAGATAGCGGAAAAGAAGCTGGTTGTCAAGGCAGATGCAAAGACCAAAGAAGTTCTAGAGGAGTACAAAG aaaagagaaaaaaggccaAGCAAAATGGCGACTCGTCCCCTTTGCAAGACGAGGTGGACGAGGGCGACGACTACCTGGATGAGGACATGAGGGTGGAGGATACCGCCGCCATGAGTCGCATCAACAGCATCTTGGCCGACCACAAGAAGGATATCATGAATTACGTCCCGCCTCCAAACAAGCACgacatgagagagaagaggatgtcaAGGGTCCAGGAGAAGCTTGTTGCGCTCTCCAGTGGGGCCGACATCGCGAACATCCCCACCACAACC AACTTAGATGAcatggaggatgtggaggagggaaagaaggagctcATCACGCGTGAAATCACCCAATTCCGGGAACAAATGAAG aaacaggaggaagagaaggagagagagaggaggttgagagagaaggacagggagcgGGAGCGAGACCGCGAGCgagaaagggagcgggagagagacagagagagggaacgagagagggagagggaacgagaacgagagcgagagagggagaaggagagggagcgagaacgggagagggagaggagagaacgggAAGAGAAACTGAAGAGGAGGTCTCGTTCAGGTTCCCGAGGAGGCAGCCTGCGAAGGTCACGCTCTCAGTCAGTGGAAAGCCGCAGagtgaagaaagataaaaggtatTCCAGATCTAG ATCACCCTCACCTGtacgaaagagtgagagggatttactaagggagaaggaagaagaagcagaagacaaaGAACGCAAGGAACAGGAGAGGAAAGTTCGGAAAAAAGAGATGCAGTATCAG GAGAGATTAAAGAACTGGGAGACACGGGAGCACAAGAAGCAGAAGGAGCTCGAccgtgagaaggagaaggaccgCATGaaagaactggagagagagaaggaggcaaggaggctcaAGGAGTTCCTCGAAGACTATGACGACGAGAGAGACGATCCCAAATACTACAA AGGTCATGCATTCCAAAGAAGACTAatggagagggagcaagagaaagagatggacacCCGGGACCGtgtcaaggagaaggaggaactggaggagctGCGAGCCAAAATTCTTGCTGAAGGACATGATAATCCTGATGCTGCATTCCAAAAG GCTTGTGCGGAAAGAGAGGAGCAGTACAGGCCAAAGCTGCTTGTGAAACCTGCAGAGAAAAAGATCCCTCCCCCAGCCCCAGCGCCTGTGGAGGCCCAGCCAGCGTTACCGCAAGCCCCAGAGCAGCCGCCTCTGCCCAGTGTGCCAGCAGAGTCGGACTCGGATTCAGACGGCCACATGTCCGATGCCCCGCCTGAGCCCATGCCAGATATGGAAGACAGTCCTTCTCAGGGTGGTGACTATGAAA ATTCGTTCCTGTCCTCCTCTGAGAGTACACGTCAGccacaaaagaggaaaaagcTGGATGTCAAGGATGTCTTTAAccaagatgatgatgacattctGGCCAAAAAGAAGAAGCTGCCATTGCCAG aACGAACACTTACTGCCAAGGAGGATCCTCTGCAGAAACTTTTGAGAAATACAATTGAACCAG GCAAAGACAAGAGTGGCAAGGAGAAAGGTGGTGGAGAAGAGAAACGCAAACATATCAAGAGCATGATTGACAAGATTCCTACGAGTAAAGAGGAACTCTTTGCTTATCCAATTGACTCGTCTCTTGTTGATAAT GTTCTAATGGAGAAGAGAATTCGTCCCTGGATCAATAAAAAGATCATCGAATATATTGGAGAGCCAGAACCCACATTAGTTGACTTCATCTGCTCAAAAGTTCTGGTTGGATCCGAGCCACAGTCCCTTCTCAATGATGTACAGATG GTCCTCGATGATGAAGCTGAGGTGTTCGTGGTGAAGATGTGGCGATTACTCATCTATGAGATAGAAGCAAAAAAATTAG ATCTTGTTGAGGTAAAACCATCTTAA